CTGTGGGCCGCCCGCCGCTTCGGGTCGTGCCAGAAGCAGTAGTCGCTGCCCTTGACCGCGGCCACGCGGCACCCGGTGCCGTCGGGCAGGCTCCCCTTGCACGCTCTCTTTGCCACGGCTACGCCCCCGAAAAGAATCTCATCTTTGGCCTTGCTATTCGCGGCGACCTATGCCCCTATGTGTCCTGAGCGGACGGCACGAGGCCCGTCAGCGGGACGGCCCGCCGCCGCGAAGGCCAGGGCAGAACCAATCGAAAGGAGGCCACGATGCCCAGCCAGTTGACCCTGAAGGACGCCGCACCGCAGTACCTGGAGCACCTGCGGGCGGCAGGGAAGAACGAGCACACCGTGAGGACGTATGGGAAGGCCCTCGAGGCCATCGCCGGCTTCTTCGGCGAGGCCAAGACACTGAAAACGCTCCGGCCCGCCGACGTCGGGCGGTTCCTCAAGAGCGACGCCTTGCTCAAGAAGCCCAACGGCAAGGAGCGCGCGAAGCCGACCATCGACCAGATCGTCCGCGTGCTCCGCATGCTCCTGGAGTGGGCGCAGGCCCAGGGCCACGTTGCCGCCATCGCGTTCCCCCAGGACGCCATGCCGAAGCGCCGCCGCAAGCAGCAGGCCGCCAACCAGCAGACACAGGAGCCGGAGGCCGAAACCCATGAAGCTCAGCCTGGCAATTGAGTGCTTTCGCACCCAGCTCGAAGCCAACGCCCACTCATGCCACACCATCGGAAGCTACCTCCACGACCTGGGGTTGCTCGCCGCGGCCCTCGGCCCCG
The sequence above is drawn from the Planctomycetota bacterium genome and encodes:
- a CDS encoding site-specific integrase, which translates into the protein MPSQLTLKDAAPQYLEHLRAAGKNEHTVRTYGKALEAIAGFFGEAKTLKTLRPADVGRFLKSDALLKKPNGKERAKPTIDQIVRVLRMLLEWAQAQGHVAAIAFPQDAMPKRRRKQQAANQQTQEPEAETHEAQPGN